A genomic region of Anas acuta chromosome 1, bAnaAcu1.1, whole genome shotgun sequence contains the following coding sequences:
- the LOC137847813 gene encoding extracellular serine/threonine protein kinase FAM20C-like, with product MRCRLQTLVQRKFKILLLFLLLSALLLHLAMDLALPTARRLWSSGGKAPKGLGAVAGSPLLASPKKLSLRILQDFSGSNGSVERSSHPQGAGPKIKDPGVQQQRGDVNRARTKGSKLAALFEHPLYNIPLPEVTDKDKLFVVNPMEKFSLQSSGSDEWVSSSKAEAILPTGKTAYDTYPAWLKFHVGINRYELYPRRDPLMPTLLHDLATMRIVSSVQKSGGTQLKLIMTFPNYGQALFKPMKQSRDQETPMDFFYFSDFERHNAEIAAFHLDRILDFRRIPPVSGRLVNITKEIRDITTDKKLAKTFFISPAGNVCFYGECSYYCSTEHALCGKPDQLEGSVAALLPDKTLAKRRSWRSPWRRSYHKSKKAEWELNPNYCAQVRQTPPYDRGHRLLDLIDMTVLDFLMGNMDRHHYETFEKFGNDTFLLHLDNGRGFGKHSHDEMSILAPLQQCCSIKKSTYLRLQLLATRPYLLSELLREALAADPLAPILTEPHLRALDRRLGKVLEAVGRCLARAARPGEVLVDDVGPWV from the exons ATGCGGTGCCGCCTGCAGACGCTCGTccaaaggaaatttaaaatcctcctcctcttcctcctgctctcggccctcctgctgcacctggCGATGGATTTAGCTCTCCCCACGGCTCGCAGGCTCTGGAGCTCTGGTGGGAAAGCACCGAAAGGCTTGGGTGCTGTGGCGGGCAGCCCCTTGCTGGCCAGCCCCAAAAAGCTGAGCCTGCGGATCCTCCAGGACTTCAGCGGCAGCAACGGCTCCGTGGAGAGAAGCTCCCACCCGCAGGGAGCAGGGCCAAAAATAAAGGACCCAGGGGTccagcagcagcgtggggaCGTGAATCGGGCACGGACCAAGGGGTCCAAGCTGGCTGCGCTGTTTGAGCATCCCCTCTACAACATCCCGCTGCCGGAGGTGACGGACAAGGACAAGCTGTTTGTCGTCAACCCCATGGAGAAGTTCAGCCTGCAAAGCAGCGGGAGCGACGAATG GGTCAGCAGCAGTAAAGCCGAGGCGATCCTCCCGACAGGGAAGACGGCCTACGACACCTACCCCGCCTGGCTCAAATTCCACGTCGGCATCAACCGCTACGAGCTGTACCCCCGCCGGGACCCCCTGATGCCCACCCTCCTCCACGACCTGGCCACCATGAGGATCGTCAGCTCGG TGCAGAAGTCCGGTGGCACCCAGCTGAAGCTCATCATGACCTTCCCGAATTACGGGCAGGCCCTCTTCAAGCCCATGAA GCAGAGCCGGGACCAGGAGACCCCCATGGACTTCTTCTACTTCTCGGACTTTGAGCGGCACAACGCGGAGATCGCAGCCTTTCACCTGGACAG GATCCTGGATTTCCGGCGAATCCCTCCGGTTTCTGGCCGCCTGGTGAACATAACGAAGGAGATCCGGGACATCACAACCGACAAGAAGCTGGCCAAGACTTTCTTCAtctccccag CGGGCAACGTCTGCTTCTACGGGGAGTGCTCCTACTACTGCTCCACCGAGCACGCGCTGTGTGGCAAACCCGACCAGCTGGAGGGCTCCGTGGCCGCCCTGCTGCCCGACAAAACCCTGGCCAAGCGCCGCTCCTGGCGCAGCCCCTGGCGCCGCTCCTACCACAAGAGCAAGAAGGCTGA GTGGGAGCTGAACCCCAACTACTGCGCCCAGGTGCGCCAGACGCCGCCCTACGACAGGGGCCATCGCCTGCTGGACCTCATCGACATGACGGTGCTCGACTTCCTCATGG GCAACATGGACCGGCACCACTACGAGACCTTCGAGAAATTCGGGAACGACACCTTCCTGCTTCACCTGGACAATGGCCGCGG TTTCGGCAAGCACTCGCACGACGAGATGTCCATCCTGGCCCCgctccagcagtgctgcag CATCAAGAAGTCGACCTACCTgcggctgcagctgctggccaccCGGCCCTACCTCCTGAGCGAGCTgctgcgggaggcgctggcCGCCGACCCCCTGGCCCCCATCCTGACCGAACCCCACCTGCGGGCGCTGGACCGGCGCCTGGGCAAGGTGCTGGAGGCCGTGGGACGCTGCCTGGCCCGGGCAGCCCGGCCCGGGGAGGTGCTGGTGGATGATGTGGGGCCGTGGGTGTGA
- the DNAL4 gene encoding dynein axonemal light chain 4 has translation MADTGEGKKEEADYKRLHSFPLIRHTDMPEEMRVEAMELCVTACEKYATNNESAAKMIKEMMDKKFGSSWHVVIGEGFGFEITHEVKNLLYMFFGGSLAVCVWKCS, from the exons ATGGCTGAcactggggaggggaagaaggaggaagccGATTATAAGAGACTTCACAGCTTTCCACTGATTAGG CACACGGACATGCCGGAGGAGATGCGCGTGGAGGCCATGGAGCTGTGCGTCACGGCGTGTGAGAAGTACGCCACCAACAACGAG AGCGCTGCCAAGATGATCAAAGAGATGATGGACAAGAAGTTCGGCTCCTCCTGGCACGTGGTGATCGGGGAAGGCTTCGGCTTCGAGATCACGCACGAGGTGAAGAATCTGCTCTACATGTTCTTCGGCGGCAGCCTGGCGGTGTGCGTCTGGAAGTGCTCCTGA